One genomic region from Halorubrum sp. BV1 encodes:
- a CDS encoding type IV pilin has translation MVAVTVILAATIGTFVLGFAGDLAEGEPLVDFRMNQDGTTVTLTHAGGDTLDGEAVYIVSGSGGWLGNYAGTNGQACDTTISTVKPGTECQISGAPSGDLSVVWRSNGRSAILFQGQVFGDEGASTPTPTPTTPTSTPTPTATPTPTATPTPTPTATPTPTPTATPTPTPTPTPTPTATPTPSNSPPTADFTTDRKGSSDNVDLDAAPSSDSDGSIVTYEWDIGADGTIDETGQTVKAKVPAGTEVKLIVTDDDGATDSITKTVN, from the coding sequence TATGGTCGCCGTGACGGTTATACTGGCGGCTACCATCGGTACGTTCGTACTTGGGTTCGCCGGTGACTTGGCCGAAGGTGAACCACTGGTCGACTTCCGAATGAACCAAGACGGAACGACAGTTACCCTCACTCATGCTGGTGGGGACACCCTCGACGGAGAAGCCGTGTACATCGTATCCGGGTCGGGCGGCTGGTTAGGCAACTATGCCGGTACCAACGGACAGGCCTGCGATACGACGATTTCGACGGTGAAACCGGGAACAGAGTGTCAGATTTCAGGAGCGCCAAGTGGTGATTTATCGGTTGTATGGCGGTCGAATGGTCGTTCTGCTATACTCTTCCAAGGTCAAGTCTTCGGTGACGAGGGTGCGTCAACTCCGACGCCGACACCGACGACGCCCACGTCTACGCCGACACCCACTGCGACACCGACACCAACAGCAACGCCGACGCCTACACCAACGGCAACCCCGACGCCGACACCCACGGCGACCCCTACGCCGACGCCTACCCCTACCCCGACACCAACAGCGACTCCCACGCCCTCGAACAGTCCCCCGACAGCCGACTTCACGACGGACAGGAAGGGAAGTTCGGATAATGTTGACTTGGACGCCGCGCCATCCAGTGACTCTGACGGGTCTATCGTCACATACGAATGGGACATAGGCGCGGATGGAACAATCGATGAAACCGGTCAAACTGTTAAGGCCAAAGTGCCAGCAGGGA